The nucleotide window TCCTCAGGGATATTTGCAATTCTGGAAAAATTTCAGTCAGGATATAGTAGACCCGGTGGAGAGCATCTTTGAAGTCGCTTTTTATACTCCCGATGGGAAAGATAACGGTGCTGGTACATGGGGTACCTATATCGGGCCTTATAATTCGGCTAAGGATCCCAAAGGAAGAGCAAATGCGTTTTTCCGGGTATTGCCCGAATGGTTGGGGTATTATGAAGAATCCGACGGGAGGCGGGACGTGAATATTACGCATCAGGCTGTATTCGTTTCTACCAAAAATAATTACGATCAGTACTGGTGTCCCGCTAAATGGCGGCGCGAGTGGATGGGAAATAATCCCAAAGACCCGAATAATACTAATACTAATTTTGTGTATTTACGATATGCCGATGTTTTATTGATGGCTGCAGAAGCGATGAACGAGTTGAATCGTACCGACGAGGCTGTAGATCTGTTGAATCAGGTACGTACCCGTGCCGGAGCGACTGCCCTCGATAAGGGATTCGCCAATTTCGAGACTCTTTACCAGCGAAAAGGAAAGTGGGAATATTTTACCGGAAAAGAAAATAAATCATATAGTTACAATATGGCTCAGACTTTTCTTCCGACAGGAAGTAATCAAGAAAAATTCCGGGTTGCTCTGTTTTGGGAAAGAGGATTCGAGTGCTGTTTCGAGCTTACCCGTAAATATGACCTTATACGATGGGGTATTCTCGAAGACGCGATTAAAATGCATAGTACCAGTCCGCAAAAAAAAGGATATGCCGCCGGGTATAACGAGAAAAATCCGGGTAATAAAGGTAATTTCGTACATGGTAAACATGAGCTTTTCCCCATTCCGTTATCGGAGATAAGTATTAATACGAAAATCACCGAAAATAATCCGGGATACTGATAAGTATATTATTATAAGTGAGAAAGTATTTCAAGACGGGAGTATCCGGAATTTCCGGATACTCCCGTCTTGAAATACTTTAGAATGGCTATTTACTTAACTTTTGATTAAAAGCCAATGTCTCTGAAAAATACGATTTGACTGATAAAATATAATTATTTCTTATGAAAAAATACATATTTCTATTACTGATTATACCGGTGTTTTGTTTGTTATCGGGAAAGAAAAGCAGTTCTGTCATTCGTCCCGGAACAATAACTTTGATGCATGAGGTGCGGGAAACTCCGTTTCCGCTTAACGGGTCGATTGTTATGCAGAATCCCCCGGCATTGATGTGGCCCGATAAATATCCTCATTTGGGTGAGGTTCTCGATGGAGTGGAAGAAACCGAGATAAAACCTTCGGTTACCTATAAAGTAAGATTATCGCGTGATTCCTTATTTTTAACTGATATAGAAGAAGCGACTCTCCATTGGGCTTTTTTCAATCCTTTTCGTAAACTTGGTCACGGTAAATGGTATTGGCAGTATGCATATTGTAGTATAAACGGGGATGAATGGTCGAAAGTGTATAATTTTACGGTAGATAAAAAAGCGGTTGTTTTCAATCCGCCATCTTTAGAAATCGTACTCGAAAAATTGCCTCGGTATCATCCGAGAGTATTTCTTGACAAAAAAGATTGGGATAATTTCCGTAAACGGAATGCCGTTAATGAAGAGGCCTGTTGGTATATCGATCACGCAAGGACGGCGATGAATCACCCGTTGAAACCGATACAGGAAGAGATAGATACTACAAAGCTCACAGTACTCGAGAATAGTGTACAGCGAAAATCGTATATGATAAGGGAAAGCCGTAAAGTCGTAGATCGGGAAGAAGCAAATATAGAAGCACTGGTGCGATCTTATTTACTGACAAAAGATACCGCTTATTATAAAGCGGCGATTATTCGTATAAAGGAAATGTTATCGTGGAAGCATAATCGTTATTTTGCCGGTGATTTTAACAGTTCGGTATTGTTGTCGGTAAGTGCGCTGGCGTATGATACGTTTTATGATCTTATGGGATGTAAAGAAAAAGATATGCTATTGCAGGAGATACGGGAAAGCGGAAACCTTTTTTTCGGAGAATTCGTGAATCATCTCGAAAACCGAATTGCCGATAACCATGTTTGGCAAATGACCTTGCGGATTCTGACTATGGCTGCTTTTGCTTCTTATGGTGATTTACCTGAAGCTTCTGTTTGGGTAGATTATTGTTATAATATGTGGGTTGCCCGTTTCCCGGGGTTGAATGATGATGGTGCCTGGCATAACGGAGATTCTTATTTTCAGGTAAATATACGTACGTTGATCGAAGTACCCGCATTTTATTCTCGTATTACCGGATTCGATTATTTCGCTGATCCGTGGTACAAAGGATCGATTTTATATACACTGTATCATCAGTTACCGGAGTCTGTGTCGGCCGGTCATGGTAACTCGCATGAAAATATGAGGAGTCCCAATGGGGCGAGGGTAGGGTATGCCGATGCACTGGCTCGTGAATGCAATAGTAGTTATGCAGCCGATTATGTCAGAAAGATTATAAGCCATAATGCCGATGTATTGAAAAAATCGTTTTTAGGTAAATCGGGAGATCTTACATGGTATCGGTTAACCACAAAAAAGAAATTACCTGAAGGGGGCTCCGGTTTAGAAAGTCTCCCTCATACCAAAGTATTTCCTCAGACCGGTCTGGCTACGATGCATACCAACCTTGGGAATACCGGAAAAAATGCGATGCTTTCTTTCCGGTCGAGTCCTTACGGTTCTACTTCCCATGCTTTGGCCAATCAAAATTCTTTCAATACATTTTATGGGGGCCAGCCTATTTTTTATAGCAGTGGTCATCGTACCGGTTTTACAGATGCCCATTGTATGTATTCTTATCGGAATAGCCGGGCTCATAATACTATTCTTGCCGATGGAATGGGACAGAAGATCGGTACGGAAGGATACGGGTGGATCCCTCGTTTTTATGAAGGAAATAAAATATCGTATTTTGTCGGAGATGCTTCCGATGCTTATGGAAAAGTAATTTCTCCGTTATGGTTGGAACGAGCCCGTTTGTCCGGGATAGAATTTACACCGGAGAACGGGTGGGATAATAATAAAGTAAAGACATTCAGACGTCATATAATTATGCTTGGAGACAGCGGTTTATTTATCATATACGACGAACTTGAAGGTTACGAACCTGTTGCTTGGAGTTTCTTATTACATACGGTGGAATTTCCCATGAAAGTTGAAAAAAAGAACGATTATATATGGGTGAGGGGAGAAAATAAAACGGGTGTTTCGGATGCTGTTATATTCTGTTCGGATAAAATTACGACTACGCTGACCGACAAATTTTTTTCACCGGCAGTTAATTGGTTAAATAAAACCGATGCAAAAGGGAATTTGATTGTATATAAAAATCATTGGCATTTTTCAG belongs to Coprobacter tertius and includes:
- a CDS encoding DUF4962 domain-containing protein; the protein is MKKYIFLLLIIPVFCLLSGKKSSSVIRPGTITLMHEVRETPFPLNGSIVMQNPPALMWPDKYPHLGEVLDGVEETEIKPSVTYKVRLSRDSLFLTDIEEATLHWAFFNPFRKLGHGKWYWQYAYCSINGDEWSKVYNFTVDKKAVVFNPPSLEIVLEKLPRYHPRVFLDKKDWDNFRKRNAVNEEACWYIDHARTAMNHPLKPIQEEIDTTKLTVLENSVQRKSYMIRESRKVVDREEANIEALVRSYLLTKDTAYYKAAIIRIKEMLSWKHNRYFAGDFNSSVLLSVSALAYDTFYDLMGCKEKDMLLQEIRESGNLFFGEFVNHLENRIADNHVWQMTLRILTMAAFASYGDLPEASVWVDYCYNMWVARFPGLNDDGAWHNGDSYFQVNIRTLIEVPAFYSRITGFDYFADPWYKGSILYTLYHQLPESVSAGHGNSHENMRSPNGARVGYADALARECNSSYAADYVRKIISHNADVLKKSFLGKSGDLTWYRLTTKKKLPEGGSGLESLPHTKVFPQTGLATMHTNLGNTGKNAMLSFRSSPYGSTSHALANQNSFNTFYGGQPIFYSSGHRTGFTDAHCMYSYRNSRAHNTILADGMGQKIGTEGYGWIPRFYEGNKISYFVGDASDAYGKVISPLWLERARLSGIEFTPENGWDNNKVKTFRRHIIMLGDSGLFIIYDELEGYEPVAWSFLLHTVEFPMKVEKKNDYIWVRGENKTGVSDAVIFCSDKITTTLTDKFFSPAVNWLNKTDAKGNLIVYKNHWHFSATTTKVVQARFLTIMDTHGKNTEKLNISYIRGTWSVGEWKIKCNLTSKGKAWLTIVSDKEGVGLLYNISDMKIGKRKVKNDIKGSTVIIDKVEDKEVKRILIDQMPELEI
- a CDS encoding RagB/SusD family nutrient uptake outer membrane protein, which codes for MKRIQYILATAILALTFTSCEDFFSESHDSYYETKNLFVDLPHARLAVDGIYQVLSNPNHYGQFEMAMATSDDMYYINGTNSDGNRRDISHYMVTPTNSWVETLWTKKYDGIDRANQVINNIRNMQEYKDGDSEALKYEGEALFLRALLSYDLVRYWGDVPYRTKEVVSVDDAYIGRTDREKIYDQIVNDLDRAKNQLPWAKEGSNSERATQGAARGLLMRVYLQRAGYSLKLNGAYSRPDDAIRQKYFEAVLEEFAEFGKNGFHKLYPQGYLQFWKNFSQDIVDPVESIFEVAFYTPDGKDNGAGTWGTYIGPYNSAKDPKGRANAFFRVLPEWLGYYEESDGRRDVNITHQAVFVSTKNNYDQYWCPAKWRREWMGNNPKDPNNTNTNFVYLRYADVLLMAAEAMNELNRTDEAVDLLNQVRTRAGATALDKGFANFETLYQRKGKWEYFTGKENKSYSYNMAQTFLPTGSNQEKFRVALFWERGFECCFELTRKYDLIRWGILEDAIKMHSTSPQKKGYAAGYNEKNPGNKGNFVHGKHELFPIPLSEISINTKITENNPGY